From Pseudoalteromonas rubra, one genomic window encodes:
- a CDS encoding winged helix-turn-helix domain-containing protein, which translates to MSSILDIKLTKLGAFVLDLSDQVLYRDANEVAIEPKVMALLLYLYENKDRYVSIEELHQQVWSDRVVSDTAVRSAVKKLRLILDDTDIANARYVKSVSKRGYKLVCDIEPVDALETPAIPVKEMKVAKSPAEEVDCGPVEASNSVSEAPVNPAEGQPSTPDKSSSFTYKLLIVMVIFLSATIGWTKYDTIVKYVLDSQLANVSDLDQLTEFNGEKYDLSVSLDGRYIAFSGRTSIEEDRQVYLLDRQNNKIRQLTYHANNAALVQFAQNDKVIIYSDLSGGKTSVQLLPLTLSEPESGRITLIEGVVAVGDPSRGRHASELLLPMLVDLESEMTLYALDLHTREYLRMLAPSDASEILFDVSLSPDKQKLALIKKIKGQFHILLFDLKTKEETLIHSTKHKLYGVEWKNNTSLLVMATGALFQVDSLTGEQIRLIEDGDMLLRSFDTHDGADIVLLQKEFSRAKRLYIEHQLVPQLEVQQIINTAPQVVAMLYDERSAEHRWVMHLRNGITTIGRMAMSNREIDSYYSSDENVELLDVSYQAGGILFKEGPKLAFYSFEHSQVSYITSSMETSSDAAFSTDGSAIYYGVNVAGEWEIQSYNIASKISSLLLSGYRSIRPAGTGFIAAEPIDAQLFYLPTLTGPARALNHPIDFRYISRWYVRGEHIIWTAFDERNTYLHKLNWQTDLHLVYEERFFALYPTIATNIGGDKVLSLSVQLNDTSIATIKIDH; encoded by the coding sequence ATGTCTTCGATACTGGATATTAAACTGACAAAACTCGGAGCGTTTGTTCTGGATCTGAGCGATCAGGTTTTATATCGCGATGCCAACGAGGTTGCTATTGAACCTAAGGTAATGGCGTTGTTGCTATATCTGTATGAAAACAAAGACAGATATGTGAGCATAGAAGAATTGCACCAGCAAGTATGGTCAGATCGCGTGGTATCGGATACGGCGGTACGCAGCGCCGTTAAAAAGCTCAGATTGATCCTTGATGACACTGATATTGCGAATGCGCGTTATGTGAAATCAGTATCAAAGCGCGGTTACAAGTTAGTTTGCGATATTGAACCTGTTGACGCGTTAGAGACCCCGGCCATTCCTGTAAAAGAAATGAAGGTTGCTAAATCGCCTGCTGAGGAGGTTGACTGTGGGCCTGTGGAGGCATCAAACAGTGTATCTGAAGCGCCTGTAAACCCTGCTGAAGGCCAGCCCTCTACCCCAGATAAATCATCGAGCTTCACTTATAAACTTCTGATAGTAATGGTTATATTTCTTTCTGCGACGATTGGTTGGACTAAGTATGACACCATTGTGAAGTATGTTTTAGATAGTCAGTTGGCTAATGTTAGCGATCTTGACCAACTGACGGAGTTTAATGGCGAAAAATATGACTTATCGGTGTCATTGGATGGTCGATATATCGCCTTTTCTGGCCGTACGTCTATTGAGGAAGACCGACAGGTATATTTGCTTGACAGGCAAAATAACAAGATCAGACAACTTACCTATCATGCTAATAATGCTGCGCTTGTGCAGTTTGCCCAGAATGATAAAGTTATAATATACAGCGATTTAAGTGGTGGAAAAACGTCTGTTCAGTTGTTGCCATTGACCTTGTCTGAACCTGAGTCAGGGAGGATTACCCTGATAGAAGGTGTGGTTGCGGTAGGGGATCCTTCCCGTGGTCGCCATGCATCAGAGCTGCTATTACCTATGTTAGTGGATCTGGAAAGTGAAATGACACTGTACGCGCTTGATCTGCATACACGAGAATACTTGCGCATGCTGGCCCCAAGTGATGCAAGTGAAATATTGTTTGATGTTAGCTTGTCACCGGATAAACAGAAACTGGCATTGATAAAAAAGATCAAAGGTCAGTTCCACATCTTGTTGTTTGATTTAAAAACAAAAGAAGAAACCTTGATTCACAGCACTAAACACAAGTTGTACGGCGTTGAATGGAAAAACAATACGTCTTTGCTGGTTATGGCCACAGGCGCGCTTTTCCAGGTTGACAGTCTGACAGGGGAGCAAATCAGATTGATCGAAGATGGCGATATGTTGCTGCGCAGCTTTGATACCCATGATGGCGCAGATATTGTGTTGCTGCAAAAAGAGTTCAGCCGGGCGAAGCGTTTGTATATAGAACATCAACTCGTCCCGCAATTAGAAGTTCAGCAGATTATCAATACCGCGCCTCAGGTTGTCGCTATGCTATATGACGAACGGTCAGCTGAGCATCGATGGGTGATGCACTTAAGAAATGGGATCACAACCATTGGCAGGATGGCGATGAGCAACAGAGAGATTGACTCTTATTACAGCTCTGATGAGAATGTCGAATTACTGGATGTATCGTATCAGGCCGGTGGGATTTTGTTTAAGGAAGGTCCCAAGCTGGCATTTTACTCGTTTGAACACAGTCAGGTTAGTTATATTACCTCATCTATGGAGACCAGCAGCGATGCTGCGTTTAGTACAGACGGCAGCGCTATCTACTACGGGGTAAATGTTGCGGGTGAGTGGGAAATACAAAGCTATAATATAGCTTCTAAAATCAGTAGTCTGCTGTTATCCGGGTATCGCTCTATCCGCCCGGCAGGCACTGGTTTTATCGCCGCTGAGCCAATTGATGCACAGCTTTTCTATCTACCTACTCTTACCGGCCCGGCAAGAGCATTGAATCATCCAATTGACTTTAGATATATTAGCCGTTGGTACGTCCGGGGTGAGCATATTATCTGGACGGCGTTTGATGAACGTAACACTTATCTGCACAAACTAAACTGGCAGACGGACTTGCATCTCGTTTATGAAGAGCGCTTTTTTGCTCTTTACCCTACCATAGCGACAAATATAGGTGGAGATAAAGTCCTTTCACTGTCGGTGCAATTAAATGACACCTCTATTGCAACAATTAAAATAGATCACTAA
- a CDS encoding YncE family protein has product MLLANRKRKPCLVGLFVAFGMSSLIAGCATSDEPVEDTALLHRYVDNQNGIDGLDNVRRLLFDDTDRILYAVSADDDALTAYRVADDNALTMLDMISGERARGTLIGASDMTFSGADRDIQVVSFYSGAVAQFRLDRSDKLILQSDLSDQIDIQRVFKQGKPISTQEDKLALLGPYAIVGDAAGISYVAANVSQALVQLTSSQGQLSTRQTIRVEQVNALGGAVSVAQSDNGLKVAVAGMQANQIALFEVSDTQPLKLQQTLPVGYPKALIEPVFVTFSPGTERLFVADKRSVFIYSPDPQGHYIPSTELKVSDNQKLTAVSRLAFGPAGHCMLALSESADQVYIFKRKSGTHWQYLSQLDVGGAQAPTSAAFISQDKVAISFARSDAIYIYANVCGQ; this is encoded by the coding sequence ATGTTATTGGCAAATAGAAAACGAAAGCCCTGTCTGGTGGGGCTTTTTGTCGCATTTGGTATGAGCAGCTTGATAGCTGGATGCGCAACGTCTGATGAGCCAGTTGAAGACACTGCTTTGCTGCATCGTTATGTAGATAACCAAAATGGCATCGATGGGCTGGATAATGTTCGGCGACTGTTATTTGATGACACAGACAGGATACTGTATGCGGTCAGTGCGGATGATGATGCATTGACTGCATATCGTGTTGCCGATGATAACGCTTTGACTATGCTGGATATGATATCAGGTGAGCGCGCTCGCGGTACGCTTATAGGTGCATCGGATATGACGTTTTCGGGGGCTGACAGGGATATTCAGGTTGTTAGCTTTTACAGTGGTGCGGTTGCTCAGTTTCGGTTGGATCGTAGTGATAAATTGATTTTGCAGTCTGATTTATCTGACCAAATTGATATCCAGCGCGTGTTCAAACAAGGTAAGCCCATTTCAACACAAGAGGATAAGCTGGCTCTGTTAGGGCCATATGCTATTGTTGGTGATGCCGCTGGTATCAGTTATGTGGCGGCAAATGTGTCGCAGGCGTTGGTGCAATTGACGTCTTCACAGGGGCAGCTGAGCACACGTCAGACAATTCGGGTTGAGCAGGTCAATGCGCTGGGTGGCGCTGTGTCGGTCGCGCAATCTGATAACGGCCTGAAAGTCGCCGTGGCGGGCATGCAGGCAAATCAAATTGCGCTGTTTGAGGTCTCAGATACACAGCCGCTTAAGTTGCAACAAACCTTGCCTGTTGGGTACCCAAAAGCGTTGATTGAGCCTGTATTTGTGACTTTTTCGCCAGGAACTGAGCGCTTGTTCGTGGCGGATAAGCGCAGTGTATTTATCTATTCTCCTGATCCACAGGGTCATTATATACCCTCTACAGAGCTGAAGGTGTCAGATAACCAAAAGCTGACTGCTGTGTCACGTTTGGCATTTGGCCCTGCAGGACATTGCATGTTGGCGTTATCTGAGTCTGCGGATCAGGTTTATATTTTTAAACGTAAAAGTGGTACCCATTGGCAGTATTTGTCACAACTTGATGTAGGTGGCGCCCAGGCACCGACCTCTGCGGCGTTTATCTCTCAGGACAAGGTAGCAATCAGTTTTGCCAGGAGCGACGCAATCTATATCTATGCGAATGTATGTGGCCAGTGA